A single Corynebacterium stationis DNA region contains:
- a CDS encoding galactan 5-O-arabinofuranosyltransferase produces the protein MTVTDSAEANPPADSTPVRDTHSLTPATRDTTSFLGVLVGMAAAAIGGGLVTLIAWFVFKQVSLPAFNTSMVTRGLSTAGIVVTVVIVAGLLYLWTKRGVQGKGPLAWLTVVVAYLSPALIVICSLGMPLSASKLWLHGIQVDQVFRTQFLTRMTVEGGYADMNYADMPTFYPMGWFWLGGRMANLLGLQGWEAFQPWSLVSIAMACCLLVPVWQRLTGSLPLGTVIALTTTALTLTLAVDEPYSAVIALGVPAAAVMCSRAFHGSWGSTVGLLVFLGISATFYTLFTGAIAVTVVSFVALVTAIVERSFKPIVRLAVIGFGSLAIAAIAWGPYLLAVLRADFPTETAAQHYLPAEGTEVPVPFLAPSIVGLLCLIGIVYLVIRVKNVHIRTLGWALIGVYLWIVASMVLPLLGTTLLGFRLEILVVLIMATAGVLGLAHLYEQYRTREYLAAVVAVITALAGIFYMQEIPAEHQTAIDSAYSDTDGNGERADKFPADSARYYTEIDEFFQGHNADVVMTDEKLFMAYYPYYGFNAFTAHYANPLGQFKQRNEEMATWAENSWDQSPQEFVDTLENNPWDVPNAMIFRGDIESPDDGYKAHLAVDIFPNQPNVRYDAILFDPEVFNDSDLWDVKQIGPFVVAARVN, from the coding sequence ATGACTGTGACCGATTCAGCGGAGGCCAACCCGCCTGCCGATTCCACCCCAGTGCGCGATACCCATTCGCTTACGCCTGCAACTCGCGATACGACAAGTTTCCTTGGCGTCTTAGTCGGTATGGCGGCAGCGGCCATCGGTGGCGGCTTAGTTACGTTAATAGCCTGGTTTGTGTTCAAACAGGTTTCTTTGCCTGCTTTTAATACCTCGATGGTCACCCGCGGCCTGTCCACCGCGGGCATTGTGGTCACGGTAGTAATCGTCGCCGGCTTGTTGTATCTGTGGACCAAACGCGGTGTGCAGGGCAAAGGGCCGCTGGCATGGCTAACAGTCGTGGTGGCTTATCTATCCCCTGCGCTGATTGTCATCTGTAGTTTGGGGATGCCGCTATCAGCGTCCAAGTTATGGCTGCACGGTATTCAGGTTGACCAGGTCTTTCGCACCCAGTTTTTGACCCGCATGACCGTTGAGGGCGGCTATGCGGATATGAACTATGCTGATATGCCCACTTTTTATCCCATGGGTTGGTTCTGGCTCGGCGGGCGAATGGCCAATCTTTTAGGGTTGCAAGGTTGGGAAGCATTCCAGCCGTGGTCTTTGGTTTCTATCGCCATGGCTTGCTGCTTGTTGGTTCCTGTCTGGCAACGCTTAACGGGTTCTTTGCCTTTGGGCACGGTCATTGCGCTGACCACCACCGCGTTGACGCTGACACTCGCTGTCGATGAACCATACTCCGCTGTTATTGCGCTGGGTGTTCCAGCCGCAGCGGTCATGTGCTCACGCGCTTTCCACGGTTCCTGGGGATCAACGGTTGGACTGTTGGTATTCTTGGGAATCTCGGCAACGTTCTACACGCTATTTACCGGCGCGATTGCTGTTACGGTCGTGTCTTTCGTGGCTCTGGTGACCGCGATTGTGGAACGTTCCTTCAAACCGATTGTGCGCCTAGCGGTTATTGGATTTGGTTCTTTGGCCATTGCCGCAATCGCGTGGGGGCCTTATCTCCTCGCGGTTCTGCGCGCGGACTTCCCCACCGAAACTGCCGCCCAGCACTACCTACCGGCAGAAGGCACCGAAGTGCCCGTGCCATTTTTGGCGCCGTCCATAGTTGGCTTGCTGTGTCTTATCGGCATTGTTTACTTGGTCATCCGCGTTAAAAACGTCCACATTCGCACGCTGGGTTGGGCGCTGATTGGCGTGTACCTGTGGATTGTCGCATCCATGGTGCTGCCACTATTGGGCACGACGTTGCTGGGTTTCCGCCTCGAAATCCTCGTCGTGCTGATTATGGCTACCGCTGGTGTTTTGGGTCTTGCTCATCTCTACGAGCAATATCGCACCCGCGAATACCTCGCCGCGGTAGTCGCAGTCATTACCGCGCTGGCAGGAATTTTCTACATGCAAGAAATCCCGGCGGAACACCAAACCGCGATTGATAGTGCCTATTCCGATACCGACGGCAACGGTGAGCGCGCTGATAAATTCCCTGCCGACTCCGCGCGGTACTACACCGAGATCGATGAGTTCTTCCAAGGCCACAACGCTGATGTCGTAATGACGGATGAGAAGCTCTTTATGGCCTATTACCCGTACTACGGCTTCAATGCTTTTACCGCGCACTACGCCAATCCGCTGGGGCAGTTTAAGCAGCGCAATGAAGAGATGGCTACGTGGGCAGAAAATTCTTGGGACCAGAGCCCTCAGGAGTTCGTCGACACGCTAGAAAATAACCCGTGGGATGTGCCCAATGCCATGATCTTCCGCGGCGATATTGAATCGCCCGATGATGGTTACAAGGCACACCTGGCGGTGGATATCTTCCCTAACCAGCCCAATGTCCGTTATGACGCCATCTTGTTTGACCCAGAGGTCTTCAACGATTCCGATCTCTGGGACGTTAAGCAGATTGGGCCTTTCGTCGTCGCCGCTCGAGTGAACTAA
- a CDS encoding ABC transporter permease — translation MNTKPKPLHAVIIGVVMFILTIGIWQFSANAGWISDIAPTPANTFARGVEILSDPFYQDGPASVGIFWHLMASLRRVLFGFLLAAIIALPVGFILGRSTTLRWAVDPVVQVLRPVSPLAWLPLGLALLKDAENTAVFVILLSALWPILINTIDAVRSVNPTYINLADTIGTSWWSRIVYIWLPASLPGIITGLRLSLSTAWLVIVAAEMLIGGRGVGFFVWNAWNRLDIDAIVVAIFIIGIAGLILDHLVGALQKVVRYD, via the coding sequence GTGAATACTAAACCCAAACCACTTCACGCCGTCATCATTGGCGTAGTGATGTTTATCCTCACCATCGGCATTTGGCAGTTTTCCGCCAACGCCGGGTGGATTAGCGATATCGCGCCAACACCAGCGAATACCTTCGCGCGCGGCGTGGAGATTCTCTCCGATCCGTTTTATCAGGACGGCCCCGCCAGCGTGGGTATCTTTTGGCATTTAATGGCTAGTTTGCGCCGCGTGCTCTTTGGCTTCCTGCTCGCCGCGATCATTGCGTTGCCGGTCGGTTTTATCCTAGGGCGCAGCACGACGCTGCGCTGGGCTGTCGATCCGGTAGTGCAGGTTCTGCGCCCAGTCTCACCACTGGCGTGGCTGCCACTCGGTCTCGCGCTTCTCAAAGACGCTGAAAACACTGCCGTCTTCGTCATCTTGCTCTCGGCGCTGTGGCCGATTCTAATTAACACCATCGATGCCGTGCGCAGCGTCAACCCGACCTATATCAACTTGGCCGATACCATCGGCACCTCCTGGTGGTCGCGCATTGTCTATATCTGGCTGCCGGCATCTTTGCCCGGCATCATCACTGGTCTGCGTTTGTCGTTGTCCACCGCCTGGCTGGTTATCGTTGCAGCAGAGATGCTCATCGGTGGGCGCGGCGTGGGCTTTTTCGTGTGGAATGCCTGGAACCGCCTGGATATTGATGCCATCGTCGTCGCCATTTTCATCATCGGTATTGCTGGATTAATCCTTGACCACCTTGTTGGCGCATTGCAGAAAGTAGTTCGCTATGACTAA
- a CDS encoding decaprenylphospho-beta-D-erythro-pentofuranosid-2-ulose 2-reductase produces the protein MLNATGQAQHLLLLGGTSEIGLGIISEFLENGPAKVSLAARADSPRITDAVESLKAQGADVEVIDFDATDFESHPQVIDKAFERGDVDVAVVAFGTLGDQEELWQDQAKAVASAQINYTAPVSVGVLLGKKFKAQGHGTIVAMSSVAGMRVRRSNFVYGASKAGTDGFYVNLNEALRGTGVNVLVVRPGQVRTKMSADAGEAPLTVNVDEVAEATVKAVLEGKDSIFVHPLFQYVSLAFKFIPQSIFRRLPF, from the coding sequence ATGCTTAACGCAACTGGACAAGCACAACACCTGCTGCTGCTCGGCGGCACCAGCGAAATCGGACTGGGAATCATCTCCGAGTTCTTAGAGAACGGCCCAGCCAAAGTATCACTCGCGGCGCGCGCTGATTCCCCACGCATTACTGACGCAGTGGAGTCTTTGAAGGCACAGGGTGCAGACGTTGAAGTTATTGACTTCGACGCGACTGATTTTGAGTCCCACCCACAGGTCATCGACAAGGCATTTGAGCGCGGCGATGTTGACGTTGCTGTTGTAGCTTTTGGCACCTTGGGTGACCAGGAAGAACTGTGGCAGGACCAGGCAAAGGCCGTGGCTTCTGCGCAGATTAACTACACCGCACCAGTATCTGTTGGTGTTCTACTGGGCAAGAAGTTCAAGGCGCAGGGGCATGGCACCATCGTGGCGATGAGCTCCGTAGCGGGCATGCGCGTGCGTCGTTCGAACTTTGTCTACGGCGCATCCAAGGCCGGCACCGATGGTTTCTACGTCAACCTCAATGAGGCACTGCGTGGCACTGGCGTTAACGTTCTGGTTGTCCGTCCCGGCCAGGTTCGTACCAAGATGTCCGCTGACGCTGGTGAAGCACCGCTGACCGTCAACGTTGATGAGGTCGCTGAAGCAACCGTCAAGGCAGTGTTGGAAGGCAAGGACTCCATCTTTGTCCACCCACTGTTCCAGTACGTTTCTTTGGCATTCAAGTTCATTCCGCAGTCGATCTTCCGTCGTTTGCCGTTTTAA
- a CDS encoding arabinosyltransferase domain-containing protein: MNDVYTAELPELSARPAPKGLRLAAIITGLLGFVLFLATPFLPVTQTQSSFDWPANDSLNSVTAPLISVSPEEIDAAIPVAAIDMLREGQDMLYGTVPPESEEASNRGMFVRAGEDGLSVISLDEVVLSLSAEQVSQLNDDDVLTINAVEDGTTVSVGDFTEESEDDLRPQVVGVFTEIEDTPENLAQLSDAGMNVHVEINSRFTSSPSTIKLVAMIGGAVMMLAALVCIARMDRLDGKKISFMPATWKQVRPLDGVVSAILVFWHIFGANTSDDGFILTMGRVKEHSTYMANYYRWYGVPEAPFGTPYYDLVAFLSNISATSVFMRIPTLIAAILTWFILSREILPRFGPVINDRRVAHWTAAFMFLAFWLPYNNGIRPEPIVAFGVVFTWASFERSIATSRMLPAAIGTIAATLTLTAGPTGLFAVGVFLVSLPALFSIFSRRKESVGGWLPLVASFLAVGTSVIALVFSDQTLATVLESTRVRSAVGPSLNWYDEYVRYTTLFEGSVDGSLTRRFAMFTMLFSLALIIYAFIRDKKVLGTPKGPTQRLLIIMALSMFFLMFTPTKWTHHFGIYAGIAGVIAALGAVVLSQIAMRSTRARTFAVASVVMLMAISLAGWNAWWYVSSFGIPWWDRSVQFMAVEASTVVMVIGLIIIAIGIVQALRHNYRKNHGIEQPQVSTKRRANILSAPLAIACIAIVAFSCLSFAKGYISQSPNYSVGQGNLKALGGNVCQMADSALIETNTNDSFLTPVTGELGDSLINPDEENRGFDPNFIPEDIEPENLNSASVGAIGSNQSGSSPSNSEQASSSSDPSLGGQSGDSESSSNAQSTAENATDTSSGGIRGTDGVNGSTMHLPFNLDYTKVPVLGSYNSAQRGTSEVTTQWYNLPEQAGENTPVLAVSAAGDIYHHDVNDIEQEGMELTLEYGTLGEGNEVTNTGELELRDVGAAPKWRNLRIALDEIPEEANVVRLVAVDDSTDEDSWLAFTPPRVPELTSLNSQFDSSIPGLLDWSTAFQFPCQRTFDHFAGVTEIPEYRILPDAPAQTSLTDFQSFSGGGAMATAEAVNYSYEIPSYLDGDWARDWGAIQKYELRTNSAGITPDPAAINYEEITRTGWWQNSEMKIRKEGED; this comes from the coding sequence GTGAATGATGTCTACACCGCCGAGCTACCTGAGCTAAGCGCGCGCCCTGCACCCAAGGGGCTGCGCCTTGCTGCAATCATCACCGGCCTTTTAGGCTTCGTGTTGTTTTTAGCTACGCCGTTTTTGCCAGTTACGCAGACCCAGTCTTCTTTTGACTGGCCTGCGAATGATTCTTTGAATTCGGTGACTGCGCCGCTGATTTCCGTCTCCCCGGAAGAAATTGATGCTGCCATTCCGGTCGCTGCCATCGATATGCTCCGCGAAGGCCAGGACATGCTCTATGGCACGGTTCCACCGGAGTCAGAGGAAGCATCGAACCGCGGCATGTTTGTGCGTGCGGGAGAAGATGGCCTTTCGGTTATCTCCTTAGATGAGGTTGTGCTCTCGCTTTCCGCCGAGCAGGTTTCGCAGCTTAACGATGACGACGTGTTGACCATCAACGCCGTCGAAGATGGCACCACCGTCAGCGTTGGTGATTTCACCGAGGAATCTGAAGATGACCTGCGTCCGCAGGTAGTTGGTGTCTTTACCGAGATTGAAGATACCCCGGAGAACCTCGCGCAGCTTTCCGATGCCGGGATGAATGTCCACGTGGAAATCAACTCCCGGTTTACTTCTTCGCCATCCACCATCAAGTTGGTCGCCATGATTGGTGGCGCCGTCATGATGCTGGCTGCCTTGGTGTGCATCGCGCGTATGGACCGCTTGGACGGCAAGAAGATTAGCTTCATGCCAGCGACCTGGAAGCAGGTGCGCCCACTCGATGGTGTTGTCTCTGCCATCTTGGTCTTCTGGCACATATTTGGTGCTAATACCTCAGATGATGGCTTCATTTTGACCATGGGTCGGGTCAAAGAACACTCGACGTATATGGCCAACTACTACCGTTGGTACGGCGTTCCCGAGGCACCTTTTGGTACCCCGTACTACGACCTCGTGGCGTTTCTCTCCAATATTTCGGCCACCTCTGTCTTCATGCGTATCCCAACGCTGATCGCAGCGATTTTAACGTGGTTTATTCTCTCGCGTGAGATCCTGCCGCGCTTTGGTCCAGTTATTAATGACCGTCGCGTCGCGCACTGGACCGCCGCGTTTATGTTCTTGGCCTTCTGGTTGCCGTACAACAACGGTATTCGCCCAGAGCCCATCGTGGCTTTCGGCGTCGTCTTTACCTGGGCTTCTTTTGAGCGCTCGATTGCTACTTCGCGCATGCTGCCAGCAGCTATCGGCACCATCGCCGCAACGCTGACGCTGACCGCGGGTCCTACAGGTCTCTTCGCCGTAGGCGTATTCCTAGTCAGCTTGCCCGCGCTGTTTTCTATCTTTAGCCGCCGCAAGGAATCCGTCGGCGGTTGGCTGCCACTAGTGGCTTCTTTCTTGGCGGTAGGCACCAGCGTTATCGCTTTGGTCTTTAGTGATCAGACTTTGGCCACAGTGCTGGAATCCACGCGCGTGCGCTCTGCCGTGGGCCCATCGCTGAACTGGTACGACGAATACGTTCGCTACACCACTTTGTTCGAAGGCTCGGTTGATGGCTCGCTGACGCGCCGTTTCGCCATGTTCACCATGCTGTTCTCGCTAGCGTTGATCATTTACGCCTTCATCCGCGATAAGAAGGTTTTGGGTACGCCGAAGGGCCCAACCCAGCGTCTGCTCATCATCATGGCGTTGAGCATGTTCTTCCTCATGTTCACCCCGACGAAGTGGACGCACCACTTCGGTATTTACGCGGGCATCGCCGGCGTGATCGCTGCACTCGGCGCCGTTGTTCTGTCGCAAATTGCAATGCGTTCAACCCGTGCGCGTACCTTCGCGGTGGCATCGGTAGTCATGCTCATGGCTATCTCCTTAGCCGGCTGGAATGCCTGGTGGTATGTATCTTCCTTCGGGATTCCTTGGTGGGACCGTTCTGTTCAGTTCATGGCCGTTGAAGCCTCCACCGTGGTCATGGTCATTGGTCTTATCATCATCGCCATTGGTATTGTTCAGGCGCTGCGGCATAACTACCGCAAGAACCATGGCATTGAACAGCCGCAGGTCTCCACGAAGCGGCGGGCAAATATTTTGTCTGCGCCGCTGGCGATTGCATGTATCGCCATCGTGGCCTTTTCTTGCCTATCCTTTGCCAAGGGCTATATCTCGCAGTCGCCGAATTACTCGGTCGGTCAAGGCAACTTGAAGGCTTTGGGTGGCAATGTCTGCCAGATGGCTGATTCGGCGTTGATTGAAACTAACACCAACGATTCCTTCCTGACTCCGGTTACAGGTGAACTCGGTGATTCTTTGATCAACCCGGATGAGGAAAACCGTGGCTTTGACCCAAACTTCATCCCTGAAGATATTGAGCCAGAAAACCTCAACTCCGCTTCTGTCGGAGCGATTGGTTCGAACCAGTCCGGTTCCTCCCCGTCGAATTCGGAGCAAGCAAGCTCCAGCAGCGATCCATCGCTCGGCGGGCAGTCTGGTGACTCCGAGTCCAGCTCGAATGCTCAATCCACTGCTGAAAACGCTACCGATACTTCCTCCGGTGGCATCCGCGGCACCGATGGTGTCAATGGCTCAACCATGCACCTGCCGTTCAACTTGGACTACACCAAGGTGCCGGTTTTGGGTTCCTACAATTCGGCCCAGCGCGGTACCTCTGAGGTGACCACGCAGTGGTACAACCTGCCAGAGCAAGCCGGTGAAAACACTCCCGTTCTGGCAGTATCTGCCGCGGGCGATATCTACCACCACGATGTCAATGACATTGAGCAAGAAGGCATGGAGCTGACCCTGGAATACGGCACGCTAGGTGAGGGCAATGAGGTCACCAACACTGGTGAGCTCGAGCTTCGCGATGTCGGTGCCGCACCGAAGTGGCGCAATCTGCGCATAGCACTCGATGAAATTCCTGAAGAAGCCAACGTGGTTCGCCTCGTGGCTGTCGATGACTCCACCGACGAAGATTCCTGGCTTGCCTTTACCCCACCGCGTGTACCTGAGCTGACCTCGTTGAACTCCCAGTTCGACTCTTCCATTCCAGGCCTTTTGGACTGGTCAACGGCATTCCAGTTCCCCTGCCAGCGCACCTTTGACCACTTCGCTGGTGTCACGGAAATCCCTGAGTACCGCATCCTGCCGGATGCCCCTGCGCAGACTTCTCTGACGGACTTCCAGTCCTTCTCCGGTGGTGGCGCGATGGCTACCGCTGAGGCCGTCAACTACTCCTATGAGATTCCGTCTTACCTCGACGGTGACTGGGCACGTGACTGGGGCGCAATCCAGAAATACGAGCTGCGCACCAACTCCGCTGGTATCACCCCAGACCCAGCCGCTATCAACTACGAGGAAATCACCCGCACCGGCTGGTGGCAGAACTCCGAGATGAAGATCCGCAAGGAAGGTGAAGATTAA
- a CDS encoding FAD-binding oxidoreductase, whose amino-acid sequence MELHTTVKSLHGWGRTAPTTAHVLATADVDEIRQAVAMVADDNADKPDHLRRGVIARGMGRSYGDPAQNAGGLVIDMQSLNRIHSIDPESAIVDVDAGVTLDQLMKAALPFGLWVPVLPGTRQVTIGGAIGPDIHGKNHHSEGSFGDHVTSMELLVADGRVLHLTPEGSEDDPDAELFWATVGGMGLTGIILRAQIRMTKTETAYFIADTERTSNLDETVAAHSDGSEHNYTYSSAWFDVISPEPKLGRSTISRGSLATLEQLKEFAPKLAADPLKFNAPQLMTVPDIFPSWTMNKLSLMAIGEAYYAMGAPAKNQVKNLTQFYQPLDLIGEWNRGYGSKGFLQYQFVVPMDAVEPFKDIIRDMQKSGHYSALNVFKLFGPGNKAPLSYPMPGWNVCVDFPIRPGLGEFLDDLDKRVMEFGGRLYLAKESRTSAENFHAMYPGLDGWLKTRNNIDPTGVFASDMSRRLELR is encoded by the coding sequence ATGGAATTGCACACCACCGTAAAATCTTTACATGGCTGGGGCCGTACGGCTCCTACAACCGCACATGTGCTGGCAACCGCTGACGTAGATGAAATCCGTCAGGCCGTTGCCATGGTCGCCGACGATAATGCAGATAAACCAGATCACCTGCGCCGCGGCGTTATCGCCCGCGGCATGGGTCGTTCCTACGGCGACCCAGCGCAAAATGCCGGCGGCCTTGTCATTGACATGCAGTCGCTTAACCGTATTCACTCCATCGACCCGGAATCGGCAATTGTTGATGTTGATGCCGGTGTCACCTTAGACCAGCTGATGAAGGCTGCCCTGCCGTTTGGCCTGTGGGTTCCGGTTCTGCCTGGTACCCGCCAGGTCACCATCGGTGGCGCTATTGGTCCAGATATTCACGGCAAGAACCACCACTCCGAAGGCTCCTTTGGTGACCACGTCACCTCGATGGAATTGCTGGTTGCTGATGGCCGGGTGCTGCACCTGACGCCCGAAGGCAGCGAGGATGACCCAGACGCAGAGTTATTCTGGGCCACCGTCGGCGGTATGGGTCTGACCGGTATTATCCTGCGCGCGCAGATCCGCATGACCAAGACCGAAACCGCGTACTTCATCGCTGATACTGAGCGCACCAGCAACCTGGATGAAACCGTTGCGGCGCACTCTGATGGTTCTGAGCACAATTACACCTATTCTTCCGCTTGGTTCGACGTGATCTCACCTGAGCCAAAGCTGGGCCGCTCGACAATCTCCCGTGGTTCTTTGGCAACGTTGGAGCAGCTGAAAGAATTCGCGCCGAAGCTTGCTGCTGACCCGTTGAAGTTCAACGCACCGCAGCTGATGACCGTGCCAGATATCTTCCCATCCTGGACCATGAATAAGCTTTCGCTCATGGCCATCGGTGAGGCCTACTACGCCATGGGCGCACCAGCGAAGAACCAGGTCAAGAACCTGACACAGTTCTACCAGCCGCTCGACCTTATTGGTGAGTGGAACCGCGGCTATGGTTCCAAGGGCTTTTTGCAGTACCAGTTCGTAGTTCCAATGGACGCTGTTGAGCCTTTCAAGGACATCATCCGCGATATGCAGAAGTCCGGCCACTACTCCGCGCTGAACGTATTCAAGCTGTTTGGCCCAGGCAACAAAGCGCCGTTGAGCTACCCGATGCCAGGCTGGAACGTCTGCGTGGACTTCCCCATCCGTCCAGGTCTGGGGGAATTCTTGGATGACTTGGATAAGCGCGTCATGGAATTCGGCGGCCGTTTGTACTTGGCTAAGGAATCCCGCACCTCTGCGGAGAATTTCCACGCCATGTATCCCGGCCTTGACGGCTGGCTCAAGACCCGCAACAACATTGACCCAACGGGCGTCTTCGCCTCCGACATGTCACGCCGCCTCGAGCTGCGCTAA
- a CDS encoding ABC transporter substrate-binding protein, whose product MPHEHKSLSLGRRRLLQLAGLATASTAVAGLAGCGTSTSTSESADNTALTIGYVPIACSAPIAIADALGLFEKHGVNVALKKFSGWADLWTAYATEQLDVAHMLSPMTVAIDAGVTNAARPTELSFTQNTNGQAITLASKHYGSVKSPEDFKGMVLGIPFEYSVHALLLRDYLAAHGVNPVSDLELRLLRPADMVAQLAVEGIDGFIGPEPFNERAIKSGSGKIWVQTKQLWDKHPCCSVAMAKEWKAEHSTAAQGVVRALEEAAAILSTPAQFDASAKTLAQEKYLNQPPELLDGPFSGVYQDWHGQTHTDLDRMSFGDPTDPAAIVWMATQIARWGLGGDTLTMDDSTIIAAAESVLVPGLEVKGKHLSINGVDFDPLAPTRGYDHMDSVIFR is encoded by the coding sequence GTGCCACATGAACATAAGTCTTTAAGCCTGGGGCGCAGGCGGCTTCTGCAGTTGGCTGGGTTGGCGACAGCCTCGACGGCGGTGGCTGGTTTGGCGGGCTGTGGGACATCGACAAGCACCAGCGAATCAGCTGATAACACCGCGTTGACCATTGGTTACGTACCCATTGCGTGCTCTGCGCCTATCGCCATTGCTGATGCGCTGGGGCTATTTGAAAAGCACGGCGTCAACGTGGCCCTGAAGAAATTCTCCGGCTGGGCTGACCTATGGACTGCCTATGCCACTGAACAGCTCGATGTCGCGCACATGCTCTCACCCATGACTGTGGCCATTGATGCCGGGGTGACCAATGCCGCGCGCCCGACGGAGCTGTCCTTTACCCAAAACACGAATGGACAGGCCATTACTTTGGCCTCGAAGCACTATGGCTCGGTGAAATCACCGGAAGATTTCAAGGGCATGGTGCTGGGCATTCCGTTTGAGTACTCCGTGCACGCGCTTTTACTGCGGGACTACTTAGCGGCACACGGCGTGAATCCCGTATCTGATTTGGAGCTGCGCCTTTTGCGGCCTGCCGATATGGTAGCGCAGCTAGCTGTGGAAGGCATCGATGGCTTTATCGGCCCGGAGCCTTTTAACGAGCGCGCGATTAAGAGCGGCTCGGGCAAGATTTGGGTGCAAACTAAGCAACTGTGGGATAAGCACCCGTGCTGCTCGGTTGCGATGGCGAAAGAATGGAAAGCGGAGCATTCCACCGCGGCGCAGGGCGTTGTCCGTGCGCTGGAAGAAGCCGCTGCCATCTTGAGTACACCTGCGCAGTTCGATGCTTCGGCGAAAACTTTGGCGCAGGAGAAGTACCTCAACCAGCCGCCAGAGCTTCTCGATGGCCCATTTTCTGGTGTCTACCAGGACTGGCACGGCCAGACCCACACGGACTTAGACCGCATGTCCTTTGGCGACCCAACGGATCCAGCAGCGATTGTGTGGATGGCCACGCAAATTGCCCGCTGGGGCTTGGGTGGGGACACGTTGACGATGGATGATTCCACTATTATCGCCGCTGCCGAAAGTGTGCTTGTGCCGGGACTGGAAGTAAAAGGCAAACACTTAAGTATCAATGGCGTGGATTTTGATCCACTAGCCCCTACCCGTGGATATGACCACATGGACTCGGTGATTTTTCGGTGA
- a CDS encoding ABC transporter ATP-binding protein yields the protein MTKSLQATSTDASVELDSITKSYGPTTIIGDTSIHINDGEFVALLGPSGCGKSTILKMIAGLAEPSTGTVSTGQKKVQGPGPDRGMVFQDHALLPWMTARGNIDFGLRSARPGLSKSERAEITRTHLEQVGLTDAADRRPARLSGGMQQRVGLARAFAIDPPIMLLDEPFGALDALTRRELQLQLLGIWEASQRTVVMVTHDVDEAILLSDRVLVMSKSPESTIIADINVDLPRPRHDASEDPAVETKTAELRKEMLSLLEH from the coding sequence ATGACTAAATCCTTACAGGCCACCTCCACGGATGCGTCGGTGGAGCTAGATTCCATTACCAAGTCCTATGGTCCAACCACGATTATTGGCGATACCAGCATCCACATCAACGACGGCGAGTTCGTTGCCTTGCTGGGCCCATCAGGGTGCGGCAAGTCCACCATCTTAAAGATGATTGCGGGTCTCGCGGAGCCTTCCACCGGAACAGTCAGTACTGGGCAGAAGAAAGTTCAAGGTCCAGGCCCCGATCGCGGCATGGTCTTTCAAGACCACGCGCTGTTGCCGTGGATGACCGCGCGCGGCAACATCGATTTTGGTCTGCGCTCCGCGCGCCCCGGCTTGAGCAAATCCGAGCGGGCCGAAATTACCCGCACCCACTTGGAGCAAGTAGGGCTTACCGATGCCGCCGACCGTCGCCCCGCCCGTCTTTCTGGCGGTATGCAGCAGCGTGTTGGTCTTGCGCGGGCTTTCGCCATCGACCCGCCAATTATGCTTCTCGATGAACCCTTCGGAGCTCTCGATGCGTTGACCCGCCGTGAATTGCAACTGCAACTGCTAGGTATTTGGGAAGCCTCCCAGCGCACCGTCGTCATGGTCACCCACGATGTCGACGAAGCGATTCTGCTCTCTGATCGTGTGCTCGTGATGTCCAAAAGCCCCGAGTCCACCATTATCGCCGACATCAACGTCGACCTACCGCGTCCCCGCCACGACGCCAGCGAAGACCCGGCTGTTGAAACCAAGACCGCGGAGCTGCGCAAAGAGATGCTGAGCCTGCTCGAGCACTAA